A window from Sceloporus undulatus isolate JIND9_A2432 ecotype Alabama chromosome 8, SceUnd_v1.1, whole genome shotgun sequence encodes these proteins:
- the NRN1L gene encoding neuritin-like protein isoform X1, translating into MGCCCRAALGSLALLLPALHLVLSEEPMSATSQKCNAIYKGFAECLISLGDSMAQSVQQQQGDDSNQEQQELDTICKSVSWDDFHICATQVLSSCPEEAANIWESLRQESRKIQFQGNLHDLCSSRAQPAGNGRASDIDETNKETLRGAAWLPQPSLMGTLTLVALVALVPFA; encoded by the exons ATGGGCTGCTGCTGTCGGGCGGCGCTGGGCTCCTTGGCCCTCCTGCTCCCTGCTCTGCACCTGG TGCTATCCGAGGAGCCCATGAGTGCAACTAGCCAGAAGTGCAATGCCATCTACAAGGGGTTTGCTGAGTGCCTGATCAGCCTTGGGGACAGCATGGCTCAAAGCGTTCAACAACAGCAGGGTGATGACAGCAACCAAGAACAGCAGGAGTTGGACACTATCTGCAAGTCAGT atcCTGGGATGATTTCCATATCTGTGCTACCCAGGTCTTATCCAGCTGCCCTGAGGAAGCAGCCAACATCTGGGAATCCCTTCGGCAAGAATCTAGGAAGATCCAGTTCCAGGGGAACCTTCATGACCTGTGTAGCTCCCGGGCTCAGCCAGCGGGCAATGGGAGAGCTTCGGATATAGATGAAACTAACAAGGAGACTTTGCGGGGAGCAGCCTGGCTTCCCCAGCCCAGCCTCATGGGCACGCTGACTCTTGTGGCTCTTGTAGCTTTAGTACCCTTTGCCTAG
- the NRN1L gene encoding neuritin-like protein isoform X2: MGCCCRAALGSLALLLPALHLVLSEEPMSATSQKCNAIYKGFAECLISLGDSMAQSVQQQQGDDSNQEQQELDTICKSWDDFHICATQVLSSCPEEAANIWESLRQESRKIQFQGNLHDLCSSRAQPAGNGRASDIDETNKETLRGAAWLPQPSLMGTLTLVALVALVPFA, from the exons ATGGGCTGCTGCTGTCGGGCGGCGCTGGGCTCCTTGGCCCTCCTGCTCCCTGCTCTGCACCTGG TGCTATCCGAGGAGCCCATGAGTGCAACTAGCCAGAAGTGCAATGCCATCTACAAGGGGTTTGCTGAGTGCCTGATCAGCCTTGGGGACAGCATGGCTCAAAGCGTTCAACAACAGCAGGGTGATGACAGCAACCAAGAACAGCAGGAGTTGGACACTATCTGCAA atcCTGGGATGATTTCCATATCTGTGCTACCCAGGTCTTATCCAGCTGCCCTGAGGAAGCAGCCAACATCTGGGAATCCCTTCGGCAAGAATCTAGGAAGATCCAGTTCCAGGGGAACCTTCATGACCTGTGTAGCTCCCGGGCTCAGCCAGCGGGCAATGGGAGAGCTTCGGATATAGATGAAACTAACAAGGAGACTTTGCGGGGAGCAGCCTGGCTTCCCCAGCCCAGCCTCATGGGCACGCTGACTCTTGTGGCTCTTGTAGCTTTAGTACCCTTTGCCTAG